GATAAGGCGAACGTCGTCGCCATATTGGTACAAACGTAAATCACTGAATTCAAGGCCAGAACCCTTAAATACAGAATTGAAGTTGCCACGCATCTGAGAAGTTACAGCTTTTCGGATACGGATTTCAAATTTATGTAATTTGGATAAAAACTCTTGAGGATTCATTATTACCAGAGCGAGTGGAGTAGTAGCAACTACTCTTTGGACAGACTATATAGCTAAACACATTTGGTATCAAAAATACCCCTATAACCTATTTAGGGCTTTTGGGATAAGGCCAAAGCCCGATACAATGTGTTAATTATTCTTAATTCTGTATTCTTAATGAATAATTCCTTTAAAACTACCTAAAATCCCCGTAATTTTGAAATGTGAGAACAAGAATTCTTCTATTGATAGCCCTGCTGTCTGCCTGTAATTCGGCAGATAAGCCTCAAGATTTAATTCCAGAAGATAAAATGATTAAGCTTTTGGAAGAAGTACATTTGGCTGAGAACCAAGTTAATAACCTGCACATGGGCAGTGCCGACTCTTCGCTGGTGGTTTATAAAAGTCTGGAAAAACAGATTTTCAAACGCTATGAAATAGACACAGGTAGCTATCGAGCTAGCTTTAAATATTATGTGGCTCGGCCAGATAAGTTTAAAGAAATGTACGAGCAAGTGGTAAAAAACCTAGAGACTCGAATGAACCAAGAGGAAAAGAAAAAATCCAAGCCAGTTGCTAAAGAACCCGCTCGCATAAAACGAGATAGTATTTAGGTACATAAAAAGAAAAACATGGAGTCGCAAAAAATAAGATGTGGGTGGGTCAATAATGACACCCTATACCAAGATTATCATGACCAAGAGTGGGGCGTTCCGTTGCATGACGACCAAAAACTATTCGAGTTTTTAATCCTCGAAGGCTTTCAGGCAGGACTTAGCTGGTACACCGTTTTGAAAAAAAGAGACCATTTTAGAAAGGTTTTTGATGATTTTGACGTTAATAAGGTAGCTCAATATGATACCGAAAAAATCTTGGCTCTGATGCAAGATACAGGTATTATTAGAAACCGCTTGAAAATTGAAGGAACTGTTATTAATGCTCAACAATTTTTGAAAATTCAAGAAACCTTTGGCAGTTTTGATGCGTATATATGGCAGTTTGTAGAAGGTAAACCGCTAAAAAACCATTGGGAAAGCCTTGCTCAAATACCAGCTAGTACATCTATTTCGGATGCCATGAGCAAAGACCTCAAAAAACGAGGCTTTAAGTTTATTGGAACTACTATTTGTTATGCTTTTATGCAAGCTACAGGCATGGTAAACGACCATGTTGTGAGTTGCTACTGTCATTGATAAGGCAGGGCATATTTTGTCATCTTCATTCCTTTTAGACTTATACAAAATGTTTTTATCACTCAATACTTTATAGCTTTCAAAAAAGTTTCAAGCCCATTCCTATTAAATAAGCCATCAATTAAAGATATTTAATCAATGAACAATCGTATTGTAATTATTCCTACATATAATGAAATTGAAAATATAGAAGCCATTATTCATAAAGTAATGAGTCTTGAGCCTGCTTTTGACCTTTTGATTGTTGACGATGGCTCGCCAGATGGCACTGCACTGAAAGTAAAAGAATTACAAGGAGAGTATGGTCGTCGCTTACATTTACAAGAACGAAGCGGCAAACTAGGGTTGGGAACAGCCTATATTCATGGGTTTCGCTACGCTCTTAAGTTAGGGTTTGAGTACATTTTTGAGATGGATGCCGACTTTTCGCATAATCCCGACGACCTAATCAAGCTATACAATGCTTGTGCAGAAGGCGGTGCAGATTTAGCGATTGGCTCACGTTATATCAAGGGTGTAAATGTTGTAAATTGGCCAATGGGGCGTGTTTTGATGTCTTATTTTGCAGGTTATTATGTACGTTTTATCACAGGAATGTCGATAATGGATGTTAC
The DNA window shown above is from Flectobacillus major DSM 103 and carries:
- a CDS encoding DUF4296 domain-containing protein — translated: MRTRILLLIALLSACNSADKPQDLIPEDKMIKLLEEVHLAENQVNNLHMGSADSSLVVYKSLEKQIFKRYEIDTGSYRASFKYYVARPDKFKEMYEQVVKNLETRMNQEEKKKSKPVAKEPARIKRDSI
- a CDS encoding DNA-3-methyladenine glycosylase I encodes the protein MESQKIRCGWVNNDTLYQDYHDQEWGVPLHDDQKLFEFLILEGFQAGLSWYTVLKKRDHFRKVFDDFDVNKVAQYDTEKILALMQDTGIIRNRLKIEGTVINAQQFLKIQETFGSFDAYIWQFVEGKPLKNHWESLAQIPASTSISDAMSKDLKKRGFKFIGTTICYAFMQATGMVNDHVVSCYCH
- a CDS encoding polyprenol monophosphomannose synthase; translation: MNNRIVIIPTYNEIENIEAIIHKVMSLEPAFDLLIVDDGSPDGTALKVKELQGEYGRRLHLQERSGKLGLGTAYIHGFRYALKLGFEYIFEMDADFSHNPDDLIKLYNACAEGGADLAIGSRYIKGVNVVNWPMGRVLMSYFAGYYVRFITGMSIMDVTAGFKCYRDTVLKTIDLDKIRFVGYAFQVEMKFTTWKYGFQIEEVPIIFTDRTKGESKMSANIFKEAVLGVIQMKFTSLFKKYKKVDANSSKKKVLEVN